A region from the uncultured Draconibacterium sp. genome encodes:
- a CDS encoding TonB-dependent receptor, whose translation MRYLLLLSTLFLWTLTLNAQTVHLRYNNQSLDKILIDLQAKYSVNLSFSNNQLSKYTCTVNNDFSNVHDALEFLLIKTPFVVEQFGDVYLIKQGTEKESKTFLLAANIIDKNTRERLPYAHILVNERPLTTNQNGSFSVKCKTDSVFRVKVSYLGFYHCDTVLTASTQHQLELKAISYEIEEININALHSIHKTGEVSKPGAIRLNSFVSNYLPGNGDQSVFNLLRLQPGILAAGEQSSDLLIWGSYEGQSKLILDGITLFSMKNYNDNISTINPLIVKDLSVFKGAYGIDYEGRVGGIVDVSAKDGNRQKFSSSLNVNNQTVNGLASVPLFNKKASLLMALRQTYYELYDQSRLTLNSGKGENAATERILHPDYNFRDYNLKLSGDFNDKTSYRINYLHGKDRFEYALNLEGKQSNFIYNDSEKNRQSGWSAQINHIWNNGITSRISASGSSLTRNITNEQQAGGGTGSGNGSGGGNSDSSNPSGSAIYQTLLNDKIENHIHEQNIKIETQIPLAENYQIKGFAAWNHHETKYKEDSLNVNIHQLDNKLNRLNLGINNHLTIGKKLDINAGLIYEHIFRHNKNYWQPRLSLRYMVDKNLDISLSYGKYTQHVTQLPQIDDFNHIRYFWMTSDFNQIAVQEGTHKVLGFNYKTGGLKFDLNVFQRNTKGLTRFINYEYNSAVYSGKSRSSGFDFLFSQTYRNLNFWIAYTYSKTEEHFDYFETDDFARALHDQRHELKGAAIYRLNKWHFSANYVLGSGFPDLLSNTVLDNYQRLDMAINKTFNLRKLNINTGISILNLLDHKNIKYDNFYRLESDEGDVTLHAEALPFTPTIYLNLTF comes from the coding sequence TTGAGGTACCTATTATTATTATCAACACTGTTTCTATGGACACTAACCCTAAATGCTCAAACTGTTCATTTGCGATACAACAATCAGTCGCTTGATAAAATATTAATTGATCTTCAGGCAAAATACTCCGTCAATCTTTCGTTTAGCAATAACCAGCTTTCAAAATATACTTGCACTGTTAATAATGATTTTTCCAACGTACACGATGCGTTGGAATTTCTGCTTATAAAAACCCCGTTTGTAGTTGAGCAGTTCGGAGATGTTTACCTTATAAAACAAGGCACAGAAAAGGAGAGCAAGACTTTTTTACTGGCCGCAAATATAATCGACAAAAACACGCGCGAACGCTTGCCCTATGCACACATTTTGGTGAACGAACGGCCACTTACCACCAACCAGAACGGCAGTTTTTCGGTTAAATGTAAAACCGATTCAGTTTTTAGGGTAAAAGTAAGCTACCTGGGTTTTTACCACTGCGATACCGTGCTAACCGCCTCAACACAACACCAACTGGAATTAAAAGCTATTTCTTATGAAATTGAAGAAATTAACATAAATGCCCTTCATTCGATCCATAAAACCGGAGAGGTGAGCAAGCCGGGAGCAATTAGGCTGAACAGTTTTGTAAGTAATTATCTACCGGGTAACGGCGATCAATCGGTCTTTAACCTACTGAGGTTACAGCCTGGAATACTGGCCGCCGGAGAGCAATCGTCTGATCTGCTGATTTGGGGCAGCTACGAGGGGCAAAGCAAACTGATACTGGATGGCATTACGCTTTTCAGTATGAAAAATTACAACGACAACATTAGCACAATAAATCCTTTAATTGTAAAAGATTTAAGTGTATTTAAAGGAGCTTACGGGATCGATTACGAAGGCAGGGTTGGAGGCATTGTTGATGTGTCGGCAAAAGACGGAAACAGGCAGAAATTCAGCTCGAGCCTTAATGTAAACAACCAAACCGTAAACGGACTGGCTTCCGTTCCCTTATTCAACAAGAAAGCCTCTTTGCTAATGGCCCTCAGACAAACCTACTACGAGCTGTACGACCAAAGCAGGCTTACCTTAAATTCAGGCAAAGGTGAAAATGCTGCCACAGAACGAATTTTACACCCCGATTACAATTTCAGAGATTACAACCTCAAACTATCAGGTGACTTTAACGACAAAACAAGCTACCGGATTAACTATTTGCACGGTAAAGACAGATTTGAATACGCTCTGAACCTCGAGGGGAAACAGTCGAATTTTATCTACAACGACTCGGAAAAAAACAGGCAAAGCGGCTGGTCGGCACAAATCAATCATATTTGGAACAATGGAATAACTTCCCGGATTTCGGCTTCCGGTTCTTCATTAACACGGAACATTACAAACGAACAGCAGGCCGGAGGTGGTACCGGTAGCGGAAATGGCAGTGGAGGAGGAAATTCGGACTCCAGCAATCCATCAGGAAGTGCTATTTATCAAACCTTGTTAAACGACAAGATCGAGAACCACATTCATGAACAAAATATAAAAATTGAAACACAAATTCCGCTGGCAGAAAACTACCAAATAAAAGGATTTGCTGCCTGGAATCATCATGAAACAAAATACAAAGAAGATTCGCTTAATGTTAACATTCATCAGTTGGACAATAAGCTAAACCGCCTAAACCTTGGCATAAACAACCACCTAACAATTGGCAAAAAACTGGATATAAATGCAGGCCTTATTTACGAACACATTTTTCGACACAACAAAAATTACTGGCAGCCAAGGCTTAGCCTCAGGTACATGGTAGACAAAAACTTAGACATTAGTTTATCGTACGGCAAATACACACAGCACGTTACTCAATTGCCACAAATAGATGATTTTAACCACATCAGGTACTTTTGGATGACAAGCGATTTTAACCAGATTGCCGTACAAGAAGGCACACACAAAGTATTGGGTTTTAACTATAAGACTGGAGGCTTAAAATTCGACTTGAATGTATTTCAGCGAAACACCAAAGGCTTAACACGTTTTATTAATTACGAGTACAACTCGGCTGTTTATAGCGGAAAAAGCCGCTCGTCGGGTTTTGATTTTCTTTTTAGCCAAACCTACCGAAATTTGAACTTTTGGATAGCTTACACCTACAGTAAAACCGAAGAACATTTTGATTATTTTGAGACTGATGATTTTGCGCGTGCACTGCACGACCAGCGCCACGAACTAAAAGGTGCAGCCATTTACCGTTTAAACAAATGGCATTTTTCGGCTAACTATGTTTTAGGCTCTGGTTTTCCCGACTTACTTAGCAATACCGTGCTTGATAATTACCAACGCCTGGATATGGCCATTAACAAAACCTTTAATCTCAGGAAACTAAACATCAATACCGGAATCTCCATTTTAAACCTGCTCGACCATAAGAATATTAAATACGACAATTTTTACCGCCTCGAAAGCGACGAAGGAGATGTAACATTACATGCTGAAGCGCTTCCTTTTACCCCTACAATTTATTTAAACCTCACTTTTTAA